In Blastocatellia bacterium, one DNA window encodes the following:
- a CDS encoding SCO family protein, which produces MRRAQGVAIIGLLLALWLVGCRERASERTYAVKGRVVAVAANRQSVTLAHEEIPGYMPAMTMPFPIKDPRVLEGIEPGDEVEGELVVTEKEGWLARLRVVKKGQPQPLDRSKAVPIEYLLNPGDDVPDITLVDQDGRTFRLGDWRGRTIALTFIFTRCPFPNFCPLMSRRFVEAQEALRKRRPEWFEADRVRFLTLSFDPEYDTPTVLKAYGERWKADFRHWTFATSPAAEMARFGASFGLSFWTEGGTINHNLATAVIRPDGKLQKVFRGNEWTALELVQEIEAATR; this is translated from the coding sequence ATGAGGCGAGCACAAGGTGTGGCGATCATCGGACTTCTCCTGGCGCTTTGGCTGGTCGGCTGTCGAGAACGCGCTTCCGAGCGAACATATGCGGTCAAGGGGCGCGTCGTCGCCGTCGCGGCCAATCGGCAATCGGTCACCCTCGCCCATGAGGAGATCCCCGGCTACATGCCGGCGATGACGATGCCATTTCCCATCAAAGATCCGCGCGTGCTCGAGGGGATCGAGCCCGGTGACGAAGTCGAGGGGGAACTGGTCGTCACCGAAAAGGAGGGATGGCTCGCGCGTTTGCGCGTCGTGAAGAAGGGACAGCCCCAGCCGCTTGATCGGTCTAAGGCCGTTCCCATTGAATATCTTCTCAATCCGGGCGACGATGTTCCCGACATCACCTTAGTGGATCAAGATGGGCGCACGTTCCGGCTCGGCGACTGGCGGGGTCGGACGATCGCCCTCACTTTCATCTTCACCCGGTGCCCTTTCCCGAACTTCTGCCCGTTGATGAGCCGCCGCTTCGTCGAAGCGCAGGAAGCCCTACGGAAGCGGCGGCCCGAGTGGTTTGAAGCCGACCGAGTGCGCTTTTTGACCTTGAGTTTCGATCCCGAATATGACACGCCGACCGTACTCAAGGCCTACGGCGAGCGGTGGAAAGCGGACTTCCGCCATTGGACATTCGCTACGAGCCCCGCTGCGGAGATGGCGCGCTTTGGCGCAAGCTTCGGACTCTCGTTCTGGACTGAGGGGGGAACGATCAATCACAATCTCGCGACGGCGGTGATTCGTCCTGATGGGAAGCTACAGAAGGTCTTTCGCGGCAACGAATGGACGGCGCTTGAGCTGGTACAGGAGATCGAAGCGGCCACGCGGTGA
- a CDS encoding biotin/lipoyl-binding protein, whose product MKTPTTAPRPRSVLLMIFLAFLFIFVPFLTWYLTWFGRPLTDRQIERYLDDQEKPRHIQHALSQIADRILRGDPSVRRWYPKIVSLAEHSRAEIRVMVAWVMGQDNRSEEFHRALKRLLNDPAPMVRRNAALGLVRFGDGSGRTEIQQMLRFEPIRAPEEGTVTVGVSAGDDVRAETLLARIRCADGRQVDVRAPWPGRIERLLVASGAHVRAGEVILSLAPESQQVYEALRALYFIGREEDLPEVERYAQAGSEWPEAVREQARRTAHAIRQRQLQVSP is encoded by the coding sequence ATGAAGACGCCAACGACAGCGCCACGCCCGCGATCGGTCTTGCTGATGATCTTCCTGGCCTTCCTCTTCATCTTCGTTCCCTTCCTGACGTGGTACCTCACATGGTTCGGACGGCCCCTCACGGACCGGCAGATCGAGCGCTACCTCGACGATCAGGAGAAGCCGCGCCACATCCAACACGCCCTCTCGCAGATCGCCGATCGAATCCTGCGCGGCGATCCCTCCGTGCGACGATGGTATCCGAAGATCGTGAGTCTCGCCGAGCACTCGCGCGCGGAGATCCGCGTGATGGTGGCGTGGGTGATGGGGCAAGATAATCGCTCGGAGGAATTCCACCGCGCGCTCAAACGCCTTTTGAATGATCCTGCTCCAATGGTGCGGCGCAATGCGGCACTCGGCTTGGTGCGCTTCGGGGATGGGAGTGGACGCACGGAAATTCAGCAGATGCTTCGCTTCGAGCCAATTCGCGCCCCGGAGGAAGGAACGGTCACCGTAGGGGTCTCCGCCGGGGACGATGTGCGAGCGGAGACGTTGCTCGCCCGGATCCGTTGCGCCGATGGACGCCAGGTGGATGTGCGCGCGCCTTGGCCGGGGCGCATCGAACGCCTGCTGGTCGCCAGTGGAGCACACGTGCGCGCTGGAGAGGTGATCCTCTCGCTCGCCCCAGAGAGTCAACAGGTCTATGAAGCCTTGCGCGCACTCTACTTCATCGGGCGAGAGGAGGATCTTCCCGAAGTCGAACGTTACGCGCAAGCCGGATCGGAATGGCCCGAAGCTGTGCGCGAACAAGCTCGGCGCACCGCTCACGCGATTCGACAGCGCCAGCTTCAAGTGAGCCCATGA
- a CDS encoding Xaa-Pro peptidase family protein → MQRLTRRAFLASLGVSASLGSPMRLFGSRGDLVSAGWDHPREPIPQVTPLSPPFRLPESWYRQTVKRLQERLAQRGLDGIILKDRWNIIYVSGLFHTTTERPFWLFVPTRGEPVFFYPGLDKDLVNTWWIKEGEWYFDYPHAGPFNTLAYKAGPRADLLQWMLKGLAKRGFGRARLGIEEEVGPTTMRRMQEALPEARFEVAGDLLLRMRMIKTPEEIELTRKAIALHDRMLAFARDYILKHGTDATDFEVRHRTEEFATHELMRLMQPTGRPHDAVGVSLRFSCRAGVATAYPHPNQFFYARIRRGEAVQIAAVITIGGYGGEGYRALHIEPMTDLQRKMWDVHTEMVLKQQELSKAGVRCQEIAEKVLEIAVRAGLERYIYHRPAHGQGMEGHQPPYIAPGDETVLEEGMMFSNEPGLYNPEAGFGYNHSNCVLVTRERGVALNQTPLTREWCWLRL, encoded by the coding sequence ATGCAGCGTTTGACGCGACGAGCTTTTCTGGCCTCCCTGGGCGTATCCGCATCGTTGGGATCTCCGATGCGCCTTTTCGGATCGCGCGGCGATCTGGTCTCCGCCGGATGGGATCATCCGCGGGAGCCGATTCCCCAAGTCACTCCACTTTCTCCACCATTTCGCCTGCCGGAGAGCTGGTACCGACAGACAGTGAAGCGTCTGCAGGAGAGATTGGCCCAACGGGGACTCGATGGGATCATCCTGAAAGACCGGTGGAACATCATCTACGTCTCCGGCCTATTCCACACGACGACGGAACGGCCGTTCTGGCTCTTCGTCCCGACGCGTGGGGAGCCCGTCTTCTTCTATCCGGGTCTCGATAAGGACCTCGTCAACACCTGGTGGATCAAAGAGGGCGAATGGTACTTCGACTATCCGCACGCCGGTCCGTTCAACACACTCGCGTACAAGGCGGGACCGAGGGCTGATTTGCTGCAATGGATGCTCAAGGGACTAGCCAAGCGCGGCTTCGGGCGCGCGCGTCTGGGCATCGAGGAAGAGGTGGGGCCGACGACGATGAGGCGCATGCAGGAGGCCTTGCCCGAAGCGCGATTCGAAGTGGCCGGAGATCTCTTACTCCGCATGCGGATGATCAAGACGCCTGAAGAGATCGAGTTGACGCGCAAGGCGATCGCGCTGCATGATCGGATGCTCGCTTTCGCTCGTGACTACATCCTCAAGCACGGGACGGACGCGACTGATTTCGAAGTGCGCCATCGGACCGAAGAGTTCGCCACGCACGAGTTGATGCGGCTCATGCAACCCACCGGGCGCCCCCATGACGCCGTCGGCGTGAGCCTCCGTTTCAGTTGCCGTGCCGGCGTGGCGACGGCCTATCCCCATCCGAACCAGTTCTTCTACGCGCGCATTCGACGTGGCGAGGCCGTCCAGATCGCCGCCGTCATCACGATCGGCGGCTACGGGGGGGAGGGCTATCGCGCCTTGCACATCGAGCCGATGACTGACTTGCAACGGAAGATGTGGGATGTGCATACGGAGATGGTTCTCAAGCAACAGGAGCTCAGTAAGGCGGGCGTCCGCTGCCAGGAGATCGCCGAGAAGGTCTTGGAGATCGCCGTGCGCGCCGGGCTCGAGCGCTACATCTATCACCGACCAGCACATGGTCAGGGGATGGAAGGACATCAACCGCCATACATCGCTCCGGGTGACGAGACCGTCCTCGAAGAGGGCATGATGTTCAGCAACGAACCGGGGCTCTACAATCCCGAAGCCGGATTCGGCTACAACCACTCCAATTGCGTGCTCGTGACGCGAGAGCGCGGCGTGGCCCTCAATCAGACGCCGCTCACCCGCGAGTGGTGTTGGCTGAGGCTTTGA